The Caulobacter sp. 73W region GCCGGCGATCTGACCCTGGCGGGCGTCACCAAGCCGGTGAACCTGGACGTCACCTTCAACAACGCCGGCAAGGACATGTTCGGCGCCATCCGCTCGGGCTTCGCGGCCTCGACGGTGATCAAGCGCGGTGAATTCGGCTCCACCAAGTACGCCCCGGCTCTGGGCGACGAGGTGAAGCTGATGATCGACGTCGAGTTCACCAAGCAATAATCCCAGCCTAAGCTTCCGCCCCGCGCGCCCGCGCCGGGGCGGAGTTCTTTTCAGGAGACCGGCATGGCCGAGAGCCGCAACCGCTACACGACCGTCGCCGTCGTCCTGCACTGGCTGATCGCCGCGGCGATCATCTTCCAGATCATCCTGGGCTGGCGGGCCGGCGACGCGCCCAAGGGGCCGTCGGCCTTCGCCATGATCCAGCTGCACAAGTCGATCGGCATCACGATCCTGCTGCTCAGCCTGGCGCGCCTGGTCTGGCGGTTGACGCACAGGCCGCCGCCCCACGCGGCCGATCAGCCCCGCTGGCAGACCATCGCCTCCAACGCCGTGCATTGGGGCTTCTACGTCATCATGATCGGCCTGCCGCTGACCGGCTGGATCATGGTCTCGGCCAGCCGGCTGAACATCCCGACCGTGCTCTACGGGACGATCCCGTGGCCGCACCTGCCCCTCCTGCCGGAGTTGCCGGCGGAGACGAAGGCGCTGTGGCGGACGGTCGGGGACACCGGCCACGGCGTGCTGGTCAAACTGACCTACGTCCTGCTGCTGCTGCATCTTGGCGCGGTGGCCAAGCACCAGATCCTCGACCGCGACGAAACCTTCGGCCACATGGCGCCGGGCGCCCGGCCGGGCTGGAAGGAGCCCCGGGCCTGGCTGGCGGCCATCGGGCTGCTGGCCGTGGTCGGCGGCGCCTATGCCTGGTCGCCCAAGGTCAAGCCGGCGGCGACCCCCGCCGTCCAAAAAGAGGTCGCCGAACTGGCCGAGCCCGAGGCCCCCGCGTCGCCCGCCGTTTCGCAATCCGCCGAGACAGCCGCGCCCGTCGAGGCGGCTTCGGCCGCGGAAGCGCCCGCGCCCCTGCCGCCAGTCGCCTGGACGGTGAGCAAGGCCTCGACCCTCGGCTTCTCCACCAGCTGGGGCGGCGAGGCGGTGGAAGGCCGCTTCTCTCGCTGGACCGCCGACATCCTGTTCTCGCCCAACGCGCTGGACGCCTCGAAGGTGAGCGTGAAGATCGACCTGGCCTCGGTCGCAACCGGCGACGGTCAGCGTGACGAGTCCCTGGTGGGCTCGGATTTCTTCGACACCGGCTCGCATCCGACAGCCACATTCACCGCCACGAAGTTCCGCAAGACGGCCGAGGGACGCTTTGTCGCCGACGGGACACTGGACCTGCGCGGCGTGAAACGGTCGGTCAGCCTGCCCTTCAGCCTGAAGATCGACGGCGACACGGCACGCATGCGCGGTGTAACCAGCCTCGACCGTACGGCTTTCGGAGTTGGACAGGGCGAATGGACGGCGACGGACGAGATTCCGGCCAAGGTGAGCATCAGGGTCGATCTGACCGCGACCAAGCGGTAGCCGCCCTGCGCGCGGGCGGGCTCGTCATCCTGCCCACCGAGACGGTCTACGGGCTCGCCGCCGACGCGGCGAATCCCATGGCCGTGGCCGCCATCTTCGAGGCCAAGGGCCGTCCGCGCTTCAACCCCCTGATCGCCCATGTCGCCGACCTGGCGACGGCGGAGACGATCGCCGTCTTCGACAACCGCGCCCGCAAGCTGGCCCAGGCCTTCTGGCCGGGACCCATGACCCTGGTCCTGCCGGTGCGCGACGCGGCGGCGGTTAGCGACTTGGCCCGCGCCGGGCTGGAGACGGTGGCGATCCGCGTGCCCGGCCATCCGCAGGCCCGCGCGCTTCTGGCGGCCTTCGGCGGCCCGGTGGTCGCGCCCAGCGCCAACCGCTCCGGCCGGCCCAGCCCGACGACCTATGAGGACGCGGTCAGCGAGACGGGGGCTTCGGCCGCCGCCGCGCTGGACGGCGGGCCCTGTCAGGTCGGGCTGGAATCCACCGTGGTCTCCGTGCTGGACGGTGCGCCGCGACTGCTGCGCCCGGGCGCGGTGACCCGTTCCCAGATCGAGGCGCTGATCGGCCCGCTGGCGGAAGCGGCTGACGACGCCAAGCGATCGCCAGGGCGTCTGGCCGTCCACTACGCCCCCGACGCGCCCGTCCGGATCAACGCCGAAGCGGCGGAGGAGGGCGAGGCCTATCTCGCCTTCGGTCCCCATGCGGCGTGCGAGCGGGTGTTCAATCTCAGCTCATCGGGCGATCTAGCGGAGGCGGCGGCCAATCTGTTCGCCTTCCTGCGCGCCGCTGACCGGACCAGGCCCTCGGCCATCGCCGTCGCGCCGATCCCGGACGAGGGCCTGGGCGAGGCGATCAATGACCGCCTGCGCCGCGCCGCCGGGTTCGTCGGATGACCGCGTCCGCTGAAGTCATCGACCGCCTGAAGGCGGCCTTGGGCGAGGGCGGCTGGAGCCAGGACCCCGACCGCTTGGCGCCCAAGCTGACTGAATGGCGCCGCCGCTGGTCCGGGACCACGCCGCTGCTGGCCCTTCCCGACACGACGGAGAAGGCCTCGGCCGTCGTGCGCATCTGCGCCGAGGCCGGCGTGGCGATCACGCCCCAGGGCGGCAACACCGGCCTGGTCGGCGGCCAGATTCCCCAGGGCGAGATCCTGCTGTCCACCGAGCGCCTGCGGGCCGTGCGCGACGCTGACGCCTTCGACGACGCCCTGATCGTCGAGGCGGGGCTGACCCTGGCCGAGGCGCATGCAGCGGCGGCCAAGGTCGGGCGGCGCTTTCCGCTCAGCCTCGCCTCCGAGGGCACGGCCACCATCGGCGGCCTGATCAGCACCAACGCCGGCGGGGTGCAGGTCCTGCGCTACGGGACCATGCGCGACCTGGTTCTGGGCGTCGAGACGGTGCTGCCCAACGGCGAGGTCTGGAACGGGCTGAAGCGCCTGCGCAAGGACAACACCGGCTATGACCTGAAGCACCTGCTGATCGGGGCGGAGGGGACCTTGGGCGTCATCACCGCCGCCAGCCTGAAGCTGTTCCCCATCCTGCCGTCGCGGGCCGTGGCCGTGATCGGCCTCGCCAGCCCGGCCGACGCCATCGCCCTGCTGGCCCGCGCCAAGGACGAGACGGGCGGGGCGCTGGAAGCGTTCGAACTGATGGGCCGCACCGGCGTGGCCCTGGCGGTCAAACACCTGCCCGCCGTGCGCGAGCCGCTGGCGCAGGCGCATCCCTGGTACGTGCTGATCGAGGCGGCCAGCGGCGAGCCTGGCGCGGCGGAGGCGGCGCTGGAGCGCCTGCTGGCGCGCGCCCTGGACGACGGCCTGATCGCCGACGCGGCCCTGGCCCAGAACGAGGCCCAGGCGGGCGCCTTCTGGAACCTGCGCGAAGGCCAGTCCGCCGCCCAGAACCCGGAAGGGGCGTGCTGGAAGCACGACGTCTCAGTCCCCGTCTCCCAGATCGCCGCCTTCATGGCCGAGGCCGACGCGGCGGTTCAACAGGTGGCGCCGCGCGCGCGGGTGGTGGCGTTCGGCCACGTGGGCGACGGCAATGTCCACTACAACGTTCTGCGTCCCGTGGACGGGACCGACGCCGAGCACGACCAACTGCGCGGAGCCGGGGCGCTGGCGGTCCACGACATCGTCGCCCGCTATGACGGCTCCATCAGCGCCGAGCACGGCCTGGGCGTGATGAAGGTCGAAGAGGCCCTGCGCTACAAGTCCACGACGGAGGTCGCCGCCCAGCGCGCCGTGCGCGCGGCCCTGGATCCCCACAGGATCATGAACCCCCGGGTGTTGTTCTGACCCCGGCTAGAGCTTAAGTCCCGCCCCATGCTGATGGTCATCTCTCCCGCCAAGGCGCTGGATTTCACGCCTCCCGCGCAAACCCTGCCGCTCACCACCCCTGAGCTGAAGGGCGACATCGCCGAGCTGGCCAAGATCACCGCCAAGCTGACGGCGGCGGACCTGCGCCGGCTGATGCACATCTCCGAGAACCTGGCCAAGCTGAACCACGAGCGGTTCCAGGCCTTCGACCCGGCGGTCGAGGACGGCCTGCAGGCGGCCTTCGCCTTCAACGGCGACGTCTATTCGGGGCTGGAGGCGCGCAACCTGGACAAGGCGGGCCTGACCTGGGCCCAGGAGCACCTGCGCATCCTGTCGGGCCTATACGGCGTGCTGCGTCCGCTCGACGCGATCCAGCCCTACCGCCTGGAGATGGGCACGCGGCTGAAGACCAAGCGCGGCGCCAGCCTCTACGACTTCTGGGGCGACCACATCGCCAACGCCCTGAACGCCGTGCTTGAAGGCCACAAGGACAAGACCCTGGTGAACCTTGCCAGCCAGGAATATTTCGGCGCCGTCGACGCCAAGGCCCTGAAAGCTCCGGTGGTGACCTGCCACTTCAAAGAGGAGAAGGAGGGGACGCTGCGCATCCTCAGCTTCTACGCCAAGAAGGCGCGCGGCCGGATGGCCCGCTACGTTATCGACAACCGCATCGACCAGGTCGAGGGCCTGAAGGCGTTCGACCTGGACGGCTATGCCTTCCGCCGCGACCTGTCGACCGACGCCGACTGGATTTTCGCTCGCCCGCAGCCTTAAATTCATCTAGCGGTGAATTAAAGCGGACTCGCCGCTGGCGTGCGGCTGGCCTATGCTGCGCTGCAACAAAAAGATTGTGGAGCGTAGGGGATGAGCGTGGATTTCGGTCTGAAGGGCCAGGCGGCCCTCATCACGGGCTCGACCAGCGGCATCGGCCACGCCATGGCCGAGGCGCTCGCCGCCCAGGGCGTGGACGTGGTGCTCAACGGCCTGGGTGACCCGGTCGCCATCGAGACCACCCGATCCAAGCTCGAGGACCAGTACGGCGTTCGCGTCGTCTATCACGGCGCCGACATGACCAAGCCCGGCGAGATCGCCGAGATGGTCGCCTTCGCCAAGGCCGAGTTCGGCCGCTTGGACATCCTGGTCAACAACGCCGGCATCCAGCACGTGGCCCCGGTCGACGAGTTCCCGCTGGAGAAGTGGGACCAGATCATCGCCATCAACCTGTCCTCAGCCTTCCACGGCACGCGCGCCGCCCTGCCGATCATGAAGGCCCAGGGTCGTGGCCGCATCGTCAACCTGGCCAGCGCCCACGCCCTGGTCGCCTCGCCGTTCAAGTCGGCCTATGTGGCCGCCAAGCACGGGGTGCTGGGCCTGACCAAGACCGTGGCTCTGGAAGTCGCCCAGGCGAACATCACCTGCAACGCCATCTGCCCCGGCTATGTGAAGACCCCCATCGTCGAGGGGCAGATCAAGGACCAGGCAAAGGCCCGCGGCATCAGCGAGGAAGAGGTCCTGAAGAACGTCATCCTCGCCGCCCAGCCGACCAAGCGCTTCGTGACGGTCGAGGAGATTTCGGGCCTGCTGCTCTATCTGGTGTCCGACGCCGGGGCGTCGGTGAACGGCACGGCCCTGACGGTCGACGGCGGCTGGACCGCGCAATAGGAGAAGAGGACATGCTGGGCGTCCGCAAGAAGTCGGGGCCCAAGCCCATCAGTCTCGCCCTCCAGGGCGGCGGCTCCCACGGCGCCTTCGCCTGGGGCGTCATCGACCGCCTGCTGGAGGAGGAGGGCCTGGAGATCCAGGCCGTGACCGCCGCCTCCGCCGGGGCCATGAACGCGGTGGCTATGACCGCCGGCCTGATCGAGAACGGCCGCGAGGGGGCGAAGGCCAAGCTGGCCGATTTCTGGAGAAAGGTGAACCAGGCGGGCGGCCGCAACGTCTTCGGCAACTCCAGCGTCTGGAACGCGGCGCTCAGCCCCGACTGGATCAAGAACACTCCGGGCTGGCGGCTGGCCGAGACCTTCGCTCTGTCGCTCAGCCCCTACGACTTCAATCCCTTCAACCTGAACCCGCTGCACGACGCGCTGGAGCGGGTGGTGGACTTCGAAGTCCTGCGCGAGCGCTCGCCCGTGGCGCTGTACATCTCGGCGACCGAAGTGCGGACCAGCCAGGCGAAAATCTTCCGCGAGCACGAGCTGTCGGTGAAGCACGTCATGGCCTCGGCCTGCCTGCCGCATCTGTTCCACGCGGTGGAGATCGACGGCGAGCCCTACTGGGACGGCGGCTATCTGGCCAATCCGGGCCTGTGGCCGCTGTTTTACGACAAGACGCCGGACGACGTGCTGGTGGTCACCCTCAATCCCTTCGTCCGCAAGGAGGCGCCGCGCACGCCGGGGGATATCGTCGACCGCCTGAACGAGATCACCTTCAACGCCTCGCTCGCCGCCGAACTGCGCGCCATCGGCATGCTGCAGAAGCTGCTGGAAGAGGGCTTGCTGAAGGACGCCGCCAAAGGGCGTTATAGGCGCATGCTGCTTCACTCCATCGCCGCCGACGGCCACCTGGACGACCTGTCCCTGTCGACCAAGTTCAACACTGAGTGGGGCTTCCTCACCGACCTGAAAGAGCGCGGGCGCAAGGCCGCCGAGGAATGGCTGGGATCGTGCCTTGGCCATGTGGGCGAGCGCGCGACCCTCGACATCGCCTCGGTGGCGGCGTGAGCGGTCCCGTCTCCACGGCTGGCGTGGTCTGCTTTCGCGGCGACGAGGTGCTGCTGATCAAGCGCGGCAAGCCGCCCCGCCTGGGCCAATGGAGCATCCCCGGCGGCCGCATCGAATGGGGCGAGGCCGCCATCGCCGCCGCCCGCCGTGAGCTGATGGAAGAGACCAGCGTCGAGGCCGAAATCCTGGCCCTGGTCGATGTAGTGGACGGTGTCTTCGTCGGCGACGACGGCCAGGTCGAGCGCCACTACGTGATGATCGACTACGCCGCGCGCTGGGTCTCGGGCGAGCCCGCAGCTGGCGATGACGCCGCCGACGCGCGGTTCGTGCCGATGGCCCAGGTGGACGCCATGGTCGAGTGGCCGGAGACCCGCCGGGTGATCCATGAAGCCTGGGCGCGTTTCGGCGACGCTTGACCGCCTCCGCGTCAACTGGGTCTGCTGTCCTCAACGAGAAAACGAGGAGCGACCCATGGCCTACAAACCCTTCGACCTGAGCGGCAAGGTCGCCCTGGTGACCGGCGGCAATCGCGGCATCGGCTTTGGCATGGCGCAGGCCCTCGCCCAGGCCGGCGCGGACATCATCATCTGGGGCTCCAACGCCGAGCGTAACCTGGAGGCCGAGGGCAAGCTGAACACCCTGGGCGTTCGGGTACTGGCGCAGAAGGTGGACGTCTCGGACGAGGCGCAGGTGAAGGCCGCCATGGCCGAGGCGGCGGCCAGCATGGGCCGCATCGACAGCGTCTTCGCCAACGCCGGGGTCGGCTATGGCGCGCCGTCCTTCGTGGACATGACCACCGAGACCTATCGCAAGGTGCTGGCCGTCAATCTGGACGGCGTGTTCTTCACCTTCCGCGAGGCGTGCCGCCACATGGTCGAGCGGGCCAAGGCCGGCGACCCGGGCGGCTCCATCGTCGGCATCGCCTCCCTCGCCGCCATCGAGGGCGCGGCGCGAAACGAGGCCTACGCCGCCACCAAGGGGGCGGTGATCTCGATGATGAAGTCGGTGGCGGTGGAGCACGCCCGCTGGGGCGTCCGCGCCAACGCCATCCTGCCCGGCTGGATCGCCACGGACATGACCGCCGGCGCCCAGGCGGCCCCCGCCTTCGCCGAGAAGGTCATCCCCCGCGTTCCCGCCCGCCGCTGGGGCGAGCCGGCTGACTTCGGCGGCATAGCGGTCTATCTGGCCTCGGACGCCAGCGCCTATCACTCCGGCGACACCCTGGTGATCGACGGCGGTTACTCGATCTTCTGAGGCGCTTGCCGGAACGCCGTTCTCGTGAGACGCTTTTGTGATGCGACCCTGCCCGTCAGAGGCGGGGCGCTGGAGGAACGAACGGAATGCCGCCGCAGGATATCGCGGGCGTTGCGGGATCGCGCAGCTTCTGGGCTGCGCTCCTGATGGGGCTGACGGCCCTCACCGCCTGCTTCTGGACGCCCGAACAGCGCTGAGCTGACGTCGGGTCACCATTGCGGGGCCGCCGCCGGCGGCCTCATGCTCCCGGAAAACACCGGGAGGACGGCTCATGACCCTGCGCACGCCGCTTTGCGATCTTCTTCAGATCGAGCATCCGATCCTGCTCGCCGGCATGGGCGGCGTCTCCTATGCGGAACTGGCGGCGGCGGTCTCCAACGCCGGCGGCTACGGCGTGCTGGGCATGGCCGGGACCTCGCCCGACTTCATCGCCGGCCAGATGCGCCGGGTGCGCGAGCTGACCGACAAGCCGTTCGGCGTCGATCTGCTGGCCGCCACGCCCGACGCCCTGACCGCCAGCGTCGAGGTCATCATCGCCGGCGGCGCGTCCAGCTTCGTCGCCGGGCTCGGCGTGCCGGCATCGATCATCGCCCGCCTCAAGGACGCGGGCCTGAAGGTCATGGTCGTCTGCGGGGCCGTGAAGCACGCGGTGAAGGCCCAGGCCGCCGGCTGCGACGCCGTCATCTGCCAGGGCGGGGAGGGCGGTGGTCACACCGGCTTGGTTGGCACGCTGCCGCTGGTCGCCCAGGCCGTGGAGGCGGTCGACATTCCGGTGATCGCGGCGGGCGGTCTTTATGATGGGCGCGGGCTGGCGGCATCCTTGGCTCTCGGCGCCCAGGGCGTCTGGATGGGGACCCGCTTCATCGCCTCGGACGAGGCGCATTCGGGTGCGGTCTATCGCCAGGCGATCGTCGATGCGGCGGACGAGGACACGGTCCGCACGCGCAGCTATTCGGGCAAGCCGATGCGGGTGCTGAAGAACCCCTATGTCGAGGATTGGGAGCAGCGCCCCGCCGACATCCAGCCCTTTCCCCAGCAGGCCATCCACTCCATCCAGAACGGCGTCATGGGCGGCATCGGCGGCCAGATCGACGGGCTCGATCTCGACCGTTCCTGTCTGGCCATGGGGCAGTCCGCCGGCGGCGTTCGCAAGGTCCTCCCGGCCGGCGAGATCGTCCGCAACCTGATGGCCGAGGCCGTCGTCGCCATCGACCGGGTCGCCGCCTTGCGGGCCGATGGTCAAGCTTCTACCAAAGTCGGATGAGCTTCGATCCGAACCTGACCCTGGAAACCGAACGCCTCATCCTGCGTCTGCCGCGGGCGGAGGATCTGGACCCCTGGTCGGCCATGATGGCGGACGAGGAGACGGCGCGCTTCATCGGCGGCGCCATGGGACGGGAACAGACCTGGCGCGTCATGGCGGTGGTCTCCGGGTCGTGGATGCTGCAGGGCTTCTCCATGTTCTCGGTGATCGAGAAATCGACGGGCCGCTGGGTCGGCCGGATTGGGCCATGGCGCCCAGAGGGGTGGCCGGGTCTCGAGATCGGCTGGGGCCTGTCGCGTCGTTCGTGGGGCAAAGGTTATGCCGTGGAGGCCGCGGCCGCCTGCATGGATTTCGCGGTGGATGTGCTCGGCTGGACCGACATCATCCACACCATTGATCCCGAAAATGTCGGCTCGCAGAAGGTGGCGCAGCGCTTGGGCTCCGCCAATCGGGGCGCGACACGGCTGCCGCCGCCGCTGGACGGCTATAACGTGGAGGCCTGGGGCCAGACCGCCGATGAATGGCGGGCGCGCCGCGAGGGCTAGAACCAGCCGGCTTCACGCAGCGCCTTGGCGTAGGCCCGGCTGACCGGAACCTTGGCGCCGGACTTCAGGGTCAGGGTCGCGCGGCCGTCGCCGCGCCGCACGTCCGCCAGCGCCTCGCGCGCCACCCACCAGGAGCGATGGGTTTGCGCGCCCTCGATCCCCGCCAACTCCGCCACGGCGTCCGACAGCCGCATCAGGATCAGCTCCTGCCCGCGATCCGTATGCACGCGCAGATAGTGGTCCTCGGCCTCGACCGCGTAGAGCGCCGCGCCCCGCAGCTTCAGCGGCAGGCGCTCCAGGAAGCGCGGCGGTTCGGTTTGCGCGGACGCGGCGGGGGTCACGGAATTCTGCGGACGGGTGATGAAGTAGCTCAGCGCCGTCATCGCCACCGTCATGACGAGGACCGAGACGAAGAAGCCCGGAATGTTCCTCAGCGCGATGGGATGATCGAAGGCCGCCGCCGCGCCGAGCCAGACGAGGATGGTTCCCGGCAGCGTCAGGACCGCGACGACCATCGCGCCGGCTAGCCAGGGGCGGTTGTCGAACAGGCCACGCGCCGCGATGGTTCGCGCGGTCAGATTTCCGGCCAGTCCGCCGGCCACTGAGACGCCGACCCAGAACAGTAGACGCGGCGACAGCGGCGCGCCGCCCGTGCCGAAAGCGCCGATGAAAGCCAGGAACAGGCCGGCGATCGCGGAAAACACGACCCCGCGCCAGACGTTCGGCCCGTCCGTTCGCGCTTCGCGAACGGCGGCGCCTGTCCGGCCGCGAATTTCAGACGCCGCTTCACGCACCTTGGAATGCACCCCGTCCAGGCCCCGTCTAGCTCTCGTCCGGCAAGCGGCCAGCGCCGCCGAACGGAGATCGAAGATGTCGCAGCATTCGCCGCAAACCGGAACCATCAACCTGGGCGGGGTCCGAAACCTGATCAGGACGGCGGCTATCGCCATCGGCGTCACCGTGGCGGTGACCTGGCTGGCCATGGGCGATCGGGCGGGCCTGTTCCTAAGCCACCTTTCGCAGCTGAACTGGGCGCCGCATCTGCCCGACCTGTCCCTGCTGGCGGGGGCGTCGCTGGCCATCCAGCTTCACGTGGCCTCGGTGACCGTGGCCTTGGTTATCGGCGGCGTGCTGCTGACCGGGATCAAGGGCGACATGAAGCATCGCGTCCTGGGCTGGACCTGGGTGATCGCCATGGCGGCGGCGGCGATCTCGTCCCTGTTCATCCACTCGATCCGGCCCGGCCACTTCAGCTTCCTGCATCTGTTCGCCGGCTGGACCCTTGTCGCCCTGCCGTTCGGCGTCGCCATGGCCCGCAAGCACAAGGTGCGGATCCACGGCCGGACCATGACCGGACTGTTCGTCGGCGGCCTGGTGATCGCCGGGATCACCGCCTTCCTGCCGGGTCGGCTGATGTGGGCGATGCTGTTCGGCTAACTTGCCAAGATCGCGGCGGCGGGCCTACGAACGGGACCATGAACGCTGCTACGCCGAAGAAGCCCCGCGCCAGCGGCCGGGGCCGTCCGTCGAAACATGCCGGGCTGGACCTGAAGGAAACCATCCTCGACGCGGCCGAGCAGCTGTTCGCGCGCCATGGCTTCTATGGCGTGACCACCCGCCAGGTGGCCGCCGAGGCCGGCGTCGACACCGCCCTGATCCACTACTACTTCGGCGCCAAGCGCGAGCTGTTCGATGCGGTGTTCCTGCGCCGGGCCGAGATCCTCAATCGCGAGCGCGTCGCCTCGATGGACGCCTACGAAAAGGCGGCCGGCGGCATCTTGACCAGCGAAGGGGTGATCGAGGCGTTCATCGACCCCCTGCTGCGCATCTCCGAAACCGGCGGGCCGGGCTGGAAGAGCTACTTCGCCCTGGTCGCCCAGGTGAACAACACGCCGGGCTGGGGCGGCGACACCATGCACCGCTTCTTCGATCCGGTGGTGCGCCGGCTGGTCGACGCCCTGGGGCGGGCCATGCCGAACGCCAGCCGGGCCGACCTGTTCTGGTGCTACGAGTTCCTGACCGGCTCGATGATGCTGGCCCTGTCGGAGACGGGCCGCATCGACGCCTTGTCCGACGGCCTGTGCCGGTCCAGCGACCTGGCCGCCATCCGCGCCCGCCTGTTCGCCTATTGCGCCGCCGGGTTCGAGGCCGTGGCCGCCCGCAGCAAGAGCTGAAGCCTGACCTGACCACCGCCCGTCTCGGTGTGGCGCCAATTCATCAACTGATGAAAAATATTCGTGCTGCGTTCGGTCGCACTTTCCCGGCGAACGAACTTCCGCAAAAACTTCCCCTAATTCGCACTTCGATGAATTTGCAAATCAACAAGGCGACCGACGAACGGCGCTAGGGAGGATGAGGATTATGAAATCCATTCTGAAAGTCGCGCTGCTTGCAGGCGCGGCGCAAGTCGCGTTCGCCTCGGGAGCCGTCGCCCAGAGCGCCGCGCCCGCCACCGAAACCAGCTTCGACATCGAACAGGTGGTCGTCACGGCCCGCCGCCGTGAAGAGTCCCTGAAGGACGTCCCGGTCTCCGTCTCGGCCCTGGGCGCCGAGCGCCTGGAAGCCATGGGCGCCGCCGACATCACCACCCTGCAGCAGCAGACCCCGAACGCGACCGTTCAGGTGGCCCGCGGCTCCAACTCGACCCTGATCTCCTTCATCCGCGGCGTCGGCCAGCAGGATCCGCTGTGGGGCTTCGAGCCCGGCGTCGGCCTCTATGTGGACGACGTCTATGTCGCCCGCCCGCAGGGCGCGGTGCTCGACATCTTCGACATCGAGCGCATCGAAGTGCTGCGCGGCCCGCAAGGCACCCTGTACGGCCGCAACACCATCGGCGGCGCGATCAAGTACGTCACCAAGAAGCTCGACCTGACCCGTCCGCAGTTCAGCGCACGCGGCTCGCTGGGCTCCTACGACCAGCGCGACATCGTGGTCACCGGCTCGGTGCCGCTGACCGACAAGCTGGCCATCGGCGGTTCGGTCGCCTCCTATGACCGCGACGGTTTCGGCAAGAACCTGAACACCGGTGAAGAGCACTACGACAAGGACGTCTTCGCCTATCGCGCCAGCGCCGAATATGCGCCGACCGACGATCTGTTCTTCCGCTTCGCCTACG contains the following coding sequences:
- a CDS encoding TetR/AcrR family transcriptional regulator; protein product: MNAATPKKPRASGRGRPSKHAGLDLKETILDAAEQLFARHGFYGVTTRQVAAEAGVDTALIHYYFGAKRELFDAVFLRRAEILNRERVASMDAYEKAAGGILTSEGVIEAFIDPLLRISETGGPGWKSYFALVAQVNNTPGWGGDTMHRFFDPVVRRLVDALGRAMPNASRADLFWCYEFLTGSMMLALSETGRIDALSDGLCRSSDLAAIRARLFAYCAAGFEAVAARSKS
- a CDS encoding DUF2306 domain-containing protein; the encoded protein is MSQHSPQTGTINLGGVRNLIRTAAIAIGVTVAVTWLAMGDRAGLFLSHLSQLNWAPHLPDLSLLAGASLAIQLHVASVTVALVIGGVLLTGIKGDMKHRVLGWTWVIAMAAAAISSLFIHSIRPGHFSFLHLFAGWTLVALPFGVAMARKHKVRIHGRTMTGLFVGGLVIAGITAFLPGRLMWAMLFG
- a CDS encoding GNAT family N-acetyltransferase, whose amino-acid sequence is MSFDPNLTLETERLILRLPRAEDLDPWSAMMADEETARFIGGAMGREQTWRVMAVVSGSWMLQGFSMFSVIEKSTGRWVGRIGPWRPEGWPGLEIGWGLSRRSWGKGYAVEAAAACMDFAVDVLGWTDIIHTIDPENVGSQKVAQRLGSANRGATRLPPPLDGYNVEAWGQTADEWRARREG
- a CDS encoding LytTR family DNA-binding domain-containing protein, with the translated sequence MFSAIAGLFLAFIGAFGTGGAPLSPRLLFWVGVSVAGGLAGNLTARTIAARGLFDNRPWLAGAMVVAVLTLPGTILVWLGAAAAFDHPIALRNIPGFFVSVLVMTVAMTALSYFITRPQNSVTPAASAQTEPPRFLERLPLKLRGAALYAVEAEDHYLRVHTDRGQELILMRLSDAVAELAGIEGAQTHRSWWVAREALADVRRGDGRATLTLKSGAKVPVSRAYAKALREAGWF
- a CDS encoding NAD(P)H-dependent flavin oxidoreductase, which produces MTLRTPLCDLLQIEHPILLAGMGGVSYAELAAAVSNAGGYGVLGMAGTSPDFIAGQMRRVRELTDKPFGVDLLAATPDALTASVEVIIAGGASSFVAGLGVPASIIARLKDAGLKVMVVCGAVKHAVKAQAAGCDAVICQGGEGGGHTGLVGTLPLVAQAVEAVDIPVIAAGGLYDGRGLAASLALGAQGVWMGTRFIASDEAHSGAVYRQAIVDAADEDTVRTRSYSGKPMRVLKNPYVEDWEQRPADIQPFPQQAIHSIQNGVMGGIGGQIDGLDLDRSCLAMGQSAGGVRKVLPAGEIVRNLMAEAVVAIDRVAALRADGQASTKVG